The following are encoded in a window of Salinibacter ruber DSM 13855 genomic DNA:
- a CDS encoding zinc-dependent metalloprotease: protein MRRFLFLVLAPLLLAACTTVNVRPDDAADEPGGPSTEAAPPTDDDGTAGADDGEDDPFEPWGETLEGTRKVDGFLPLHEKDDGTLYAEIPSERMGDPFGLTLHVSQGVGVFNLHDGLPLSDTRLMQFRRVNRSVHLVHRNVRFRADAGPMRTSLNDNTGDSVVEAFDIVSRNDSTGHLLIEVSDFLTSDYPEIGDRLSLYFGGAPATLQGGKSYVKKARGFPANTEIDVSLTYQGSSAPLIGGEAVPDYRAVPVGVRYSLFALPKSKMQRRRADDRVGYFVDAVKDFSRDQASTPYVRYVQRWRLAPSDTAAYKRGELVEPAEPIVYYVDRTVPDRYREYVKQGIEAWNEAYRAAGYKNAVEARVAPDDSTWSAEDIRYSTVRWTAAHQMGYAIGPSQTDPRTGEILNADILISSSFVRGWQNTYSQITPGPNADTGALTQGPVSSRTPKALRKMLSPELARQACWAERGMAQQIGLQRTLLLARGAIAPGESMPDKYLGAAIKDLVMHEVGHTLGLRHNFKASSGIPNDELHDESYTEEHGVSLSVMDYAPVNVALDEEEQGHYWNPTVGPYDEWAIKYGYMPIAEQSDDGALTRNGPLADTATAATAGLHKIAATSSDPTHRYGTDEDTWLGGYAVDPLTNAWELGSDPMAFAETRAALVKTVMPKLDDRLVSAGERYYPLRRATTALLMERYRSLRPVTKTVGGSYVARDHKGTPDARPPLRPVPAEEQREAVQLLVDEAFAPDAFEFDPERLNKLAPNRRSHWGTSPSLPLDYPVHRRVHTIQRNLLRELLHPARLQRMIDAQARTPDGAGYAPGALFRTMTDAIWSELDTAGPQPAPINSFRRPLQRTYADMLIELMMGTTSWITITTAGIDQIDAPEDVRSVARLELTELSDQIETALGTPGLKRETRAHLSETQARIDRALNASLDLSP, encoded by the coding sequence ATGCGCAGATTCCTCTTTCTTGTTCTCGCCCCCCTCCTTCTCGCCGCATGCACGACGGTGAACGTTCGCCCGGATGACGCGGCCGACGAGCCGGGCGGGCCCTCGACCGAGGCCGCCCCGCCCACCGACGACGACGGGACGGCGGGGGCGGACGATGGCGAGGACGACCCATTCGAGCCCTGGGGCGAGACGCTCGAGGGCACCCGAAAAGTCGACGGGTTTCTGCCCCTGCACGAGAAAGACGACGGGACGCTCTACGCCGAGATTCCGTCGGAACGGATGGGCGACCCGTTCGGGCTCACCCTCCACGTCAGCCAGGGCGTAGGGGTCTTCAACCTACACGACGGGCTGCCCCTCAGCGACACGCGCCTGATGCAGTTCCGCCGTGTGAACCGCTCCGTGCACCTCGTCCACCGCAACGTTCGCTTCCGGGCGGATGCGGGCCCGATGCGCACGTCCCTAAACGACAACACCGGGGACTCCGTGGTCGAGGCCTTCGACATCGTCAGCCGCAACGACTCGACCGGACACCTGCTGATTGAAGTGTCCGACTTCCTGACGTCGGACTACCCCGAGATCGGCGACCGGCTCAGCCTGTACTTTGGCGGGGCCCCGGCCACCCTTCAGGGCGGAAAGAGCTACGTGAAGAAGGCCCGGGGCTTTCCCGCCAACACGGAGATCGACGTATCGCTTACCTATCAGGGCTCGTCCGCCCCGCTCATCGGAGGCGAGGCCGTCCCCGACTACCGGGCCGTGCCCGTGGGCGTGCGGTACTCCCTGTTTGCACTCCCGAAGTCCAAAATGCAGCGACGCCGCGCCGACGACCGGGTGGGCTACTTCGTCGACGCGGTGAAGGACTTTTCTCGAGACCAGGCGTCCACCCCCTACGTCCGCTACGTGCAGCGCTGGCGCCTGGCGCCCAGCGACACCGCGGCCTACAAGCGCGGCGAGCTCGTGGAGCCGGCCGAGCCGATCGTGTACTACGTGGACCGCACGGTGCCCGACCGGTACCGCGAGTACGTGAAGCAGGGCATCGAGGCCTGGAACGAGGCCTACCGCGCCGCCGGGTACAAAAACGCGGTCGAGGCCCGGGTCGCGCCGGACGATTCCACGTGGAGCGCCGAGGACATCCGCTACTCCACGGTGCGGTGGACGGCGGCCCACCAGATGGGCTACGCCATCGGCCCCTCGCAGACGGACCCGCGGACGGGCGAGATTCTGAACGCCGACATTCTCATCTCCTCCTCGTTCGTGCGCGGCTGGCAGAACACCTATAGCCAGATCACCCCCGGCCCGAACGCGGACACGGGCGCCCTCACCCAGGGGCCGGTGTCGTCCCGCACCCCCAAGGCCCTCCGCAAGATGCTCTCGCCGGAGCTGGCCCGGCAGGCCTGCTGGGCGGAGCGCGGCATGGCACAGCAGATCGGCCTGCAGCGAACCCTCCTCCTCGCCCGAGGCGCCATCGCTCCCGGCGAGTCCATGCCCGACAAGTACCTCGGCGCGGCCATCAAGGACCTCGTCATGCACGAGGTCGGTCACACGCTCGGCCTGCGGCACAACTTCAAGGCCTCCTCCGGCATCCCCAACGACGAGCTCCACGACGAGAGCTACACCGAAGAGCACGGGGTGAGCCTGTCGGTGATGGACTACGCCCCCGTCAACGTTGCCCTTGACGAGGAGGAGCAGGGCCACTACTGGAACCCAACCGTGGGGCCCTACGACGAGTGGGCCATCAAGTACGGGTACATGCCCATCGCCGAGCAATCCGACGACGGCGCCCTCACCCGAAACGGGCCCCTCGCCGACACGGCGACCGCCGCGACGGCGGGCCTCCACAAGATTGCCGCCACGTCGAGCGACCCGACGCACCGCTACGGCACCGACGAGGACACCTGGCTGGGCGGCTACGCCGTCGACCCGCTGACGAACGCCTGGGAGCTGGGCAGCGACCCGATGGCCTTCGCCGAGACCCGCGCGGCCCTCGTGAAAACGGTGATGCCGAAGCTCGACGACCGGCTCGTCTCGGCGGGCGAGCGCTACTACCCCCTCCGCCGGGCCACCACGGCCCTCCTCATGGAGCGGTACCGGTCGCTTCGTCCCGTGACGAAGACTGTGGGCGGCAGCTACGTGGCCCGCGACCATAAGGGCACGCCCGACGCCCGTCCCCCGCTTCGGCCCGTACCGGCGGAGGAGCAGCGCGAGGCCGTACAACTGCTGGTAGACGAGGCCTTCGCCCCCGACGCCTTCGAGTTTGACCCGGAACGGCTCAACAAGCTGGCCCCAAACCGACGCTCGCACTGGGGCACGTCCCCGAGCCTTCCCCTCGACTACCCCGTGCACCGCCGCGTCCACACCATACAGCGCAACCTGCTCCGCGAGCTGCTCCACCCGGCCCGCCTGCAGCGCATGATCGACGCCCAGGCCCGCACCCCGGACGGCGCCGGGTACGCACCGGGCGCCCTCTTCCGGACAATGACCGACGCCATCTGGAGCGAGCTCGACACGGCCGGCCCCCAGCCCGCCCCCATCAATTCGTTCCGGCGGCCGCTGCAGCGCACCTACGCCGACATGCTGATTGAACTCATGATGGGCACCACCAGCTGGATCACCATCACCACGGCCGGCATCGACCAGATCGACGCCCCCGAGGATGTCCGCTCGGTGGCACGGCTGGAGCTGACCGAGCTGTCCGACCAGATCGAGACCGCCCTGGGCACTCCCGGTCTGAAGCGGGAGACACGGGCCCACCTGTCCGAGACGCAGGCCCGCATCGACCGGGCCCTGAACGCATCGCTGGACCTGAGCCCATAG
- a CDS encoding GbsR/MarR family transcriptional regulator → MSESKAPSPVEKELIEKFGNIYESYGLRRLQGLIVGLLLTKSEPVSLDDMVEILDRSKGPISISVRRLDDMDYVRKVEGPNNRRNYYESHPNIFFNNFKFNMQTVRENRSIAERFLNRIDTEGDETEKTKRSLEHMEAFYDLMESFFEDFAERWWEVKQEQLGEESNQEAVTPR, encoded by the coding sequence ATGAGCGAATCGAAAGCCCCCTCCCCAGTCGAAAAAGAACTGATCGAAAAGTTCGGCAACATCTACGAGTCCTACGGCCTTCGGCGCCTGCAAGGGCTGATCGTCGGGCTCCTGCTTACGAAGAGTGAGCCGGTGTCCCTCGACGACATGGTCGAGATTCTTGACCGCTCGAAGGGCCCCATCTCCATTTCCGTGCGGCGGCTCGACGACATGGACTACGTCCGCAAGGTAGAGGGCCCGAACAACCGGCGGAACTACTACGAATCTCACCCCAACATTTTCTTCAACAACTTCAAGTTCAACATGCAGACGGTTCGGGAAAACCGCTCGATCGCCGAGCGTTTCCTCAACCGGATCGACACCGAGGGCGACGAGACCGAGAAGACCAAGAGAAGCCTCGAGCACATGGAGGCATTTTATGACCTCATGGAGTCGTTCTTCGAAGACTTCGCCGAGCGCTGGTGGGAGGTCAAGCAGGAGCAGCTGGGGGAGGAATCCAACCAGGAAGCCGTGACCCCTCGGTAG